In Solanum lycopersicum chromosome 5, SLM_r2.1, the following are encoded in one genomic region:
- the LOC101268870 gene encoding putative late blight resistance protein homolog R1A-3 isoform X3, with amino-acid sequence MDIGKENEGEIERLGSNSLQVSSALLREDIVDLKDFIQGLKNEQDQVEELKFLLACLQLCYYISDAEMSCISYEVHDLVQSLFHQSSGDDMMVKLTDHVVPRLLENITSFKISDHHHSAAMNEDQLDELLDVLLVNLHNLPKFQLMAERVGHFCFVLLSYHIDKTDEVNSMLVHLLLKIIPVSLDAMHLCCTNLKASKSEEVGFFIKHLLEASPDILRESLLHLQEHMVINALTPRASTCNIHVMIEFLLIILTDGLKAVIRHDKLFVLLARVIQLTKEVFVFFRNLEENMNEASGSNLNLLENIELLKVDLKNDFLKARADSSQLPFPMSDGPLFMTLLLTNLKDLAYSNAYSVSLIKEEIKQVKQDLEIIRSLFAYAEQELHKDLWTRVLDVAHEAEHVFNSILARDNGLVQLFFMLPDTVEKIKLVKKEVQEKLPKSSSIIVANAPKNPVERNSSSTVGKIIVGYEEETEWIIRKLTSGPAELDVISIVGMPGIGKTTLAYRLYNHKSIVDHYDVCAWCTVDQERNEKKLLQKIFNQVKGLEERSSENDIDDDVADKLRRRLCGQRYLIVLDDMWDTATLDELMRPFPEFHKGSRVILTSRKKEVALHGKCHTDPLYLRLLRSEESWELSEKKVFGEGRCPDELEDVEKRIARKCDGLPLVVDLIGGVISRKEKKEALWAEVLNDLSSSIFKDEEKVLKVIQLSYDHLSDHVKPCLVYLATYPKDKDIRMSELKDLWISQGLEMRSAEEVVDELISSSLVIPFDDSIFKIHDLVHDFCYIKSRKEKLFHFIGSSKPPYSSSSLDLMPRGVIIRGDTDLFDFDECFAPFDPEMKNPYVKHLLSLKVDDVTLHRKSSLKHLRLLKNLDLCGIKLPDSLLNEIGMLVHLKYLKIMMKAKVLPPSFSNLCNLETLMVNNGDLSCMMLSPCFFSLAMLRVVQMNLDAVFDPVITVLNEDLRLENLTTLHNLYLPGSEDMEDIFKRFPNLKNLQVCIREQIPEKIRFPRLDVLNELEQLIFSNSSRNPFAEYTHGFPLSLKILKLQGLTVTSDTLSRLPNLEELTLEHGIIEEGKEWNMEDHVAFQNLKSLKLSCLVFSKWNMEDHVIFQDLKYLKLEFLNFSEWKVDAEKSFSVLEKLFICGCDKLMEIPDSFGDIASLKFINVRYNPQLKESLFKIKEYVEEINGEDKLDVEFYDWGS; translated from the exons ATGGATataggaaaagaaaatgaaggagAAATAGAGAGATTAGGAAGCAACTCATTG CAGGTATCATCTGCTCTACTTCGCGAGGACATTGTCGATCTTAAGGATTTCATACAAGGGTTAAAGAATGAACAAGATCAAGTTGAAGAGCTGAAATTTTTGTTGGCATGTTTACAGCTATGTTATTACATTTCCGATGCTGAAATGTCCTGCATATCATATGAGGTTCATGATCTGGTTCAATCACTTTTTCATCAGAGTAGTGGAGATGACATGATGGTTAAATTAACGGATCATGTCGTTCCTCGCCTCCTTGAAAACATCACAAGTTTTAAAATCTCAGATCATCATCATTCTGCTGCCATGAATGAGGATCAGTTGGATGAACTTTTGGACGTGCTCCTCGTGAATCTCCATAACCTACCCAAG TTTCAACTTATGGCGGAGAGAGTTGGAcacttctgttttgtacttttGTCTTATCATATTGATAAAACAGATGAAGTCAATTCCATGCTGGTCCATCTACTTTTGAAGATAATTCCGGTTTCACTGGATGCTATGCACCTATGTTGTACAAATTTGAAAGCTTCAAAGTCGGAAGAAGTTGGATTTTTCATCAAGCACCTCCTAGAAGCCTCTCCGGACATTCTTAGAGAATCTCTGCTTCATCTACAAGAGCACATGGTGATTAATGCTCTTACTCCTAGAGCTTCAACATGTAACATTCATGTCATGATAGAGTTCCTATTGATTATTCTTACTGATGGGCTCAAGGCCGTTATTCGTCATGACAAATTGTTTGTTCTCTTGGCACGTGTTATACAACTTACCAAGGAGGTATTTGTTTTTTTCCGTAACTTAGAAGAGAACATGAATGAAGCAAGTGGTTCAAATCTAAACTTGCTGGAAAACATTGAACTCCTGAAGGTTGATCTCAAGAATGATTTCTTAAAAGCTCGTGCAGACTCGTCTCAGCTCCCCTTCCCCATGAGTGATGGTCCGCTCTTCATGACTCTTCTGCTCACAAACTTAAAAGACTTGGCCTATTCCAATGCTTATTCAGTTTCTTTgataaaagaagaaattaagCAGGTGAAACAAGACCTGGAAATCATAAGATCGTTGTTCGCTTATGCTGAGCAAGAGTTGCATAAAGATCTTTGGACTCGTGTTTTAGATGTGGCACATGAGGCGGAACATGTCTTTAACTCAATTCTTGCCCGAGATAATGGTCTAGTTCAGCTTTTCTTCATGCTTCCTGATACCGTAGAAAAGATCAAGCTTGTCAAAAAAGAGGTGCAAGAGAAGCTCCCCAAGAGCAGCAGCATTATTGTTGCAAATGCTCCCAAAAATCCGGTTGAAAGAAACTCATCGAGTACAGTTGGTAAAATAATCGTAGGTTATGAGGAGGAGACAGAGTGGATAATTAGGAAGCTCACCAGTGGACCAGCTGAGTTAGATGTCATTTCCATAGTCGGCATGCCAGGGATTGGAAAAACTACTTTGGCTTACAGATTGTATAATCATAAGTCCATTGTTGATCATTACGATGTTTGTGCTTGGTGCACAGTCGACCAGGAACGTAATGAGAAAAAGTTGTTGCAGAAAATTTTCAATCAAGTTAAAGGTTTGGAAGAAAGATCCAGTGAGAATGACATAGATGATGACGTTGCTGATAAGCTGCGGAGACGACTATGTGGACAAAGGTACCTTATTGTCTTGGATGACATGTGGGATACTGCGACATTGGATGAACTAATGAGACCTTTTCCTGAATTTCATAAAGGAAGCAGAGTGATTTTAACAAGTCGGAAAAAGGAAGTTGCTTTGCATGGAAAATGCCACACTGATCCTCTTTATCTTCGATTGCTAAGATCAGAAGAAAGTTGGGAGTTATCAGAGAAAAAGGTATTCGGAGAAGGACGTTGCCCAGATGAACTAGAGGATGTCGAAAAAAGGATAGCTCGAAAGTGTGATGGTCTTCCTTTAGTAGTTGATCTAATCGGTGGAGTCATTTCAAGGAAGGAAAAGAAAGAGGCTTTGTGGGCTGAGGTTCTGAATGATTTGAGTTCCTCTATTTTTAAGGATGAAGAGAAAGTGTTGAAGGTTATACAAttaagttatgaccatttgtcAGATCACGTGAAGCCGTGTTTGGTTTATCTTGCAACTTATCCAAAGGACAAAGATATAAGGATGTCTGAGTTGAAAGATTTGTGGATTTCTCAAGGACTTGAGATGAGAAGTGCAGAAGAAGTAGTGGATGAGTTAATTTCAAGTAGTTTGGTGATACCTTTCGATGAttctattttcaaaattcatgatcttgTGCATGACTTTTGTTATATAAAATCTAGAAAGGAAAAGTTGTTTCACTTCATAGGAAGTTCAAAACCTCCgtattcctcttcttctttggATCTTATGCCACGTGGAGTTATCATTCGTGGTGATACAGATCTCTTTGATTTCGATGAATGTTTTGCTCCATTTGATCCAGAAATGAAGAATCCTTATGTTAAACACCTCCTCTCTCTGAAGGTCGATGATGTAACTCTTCACAGAAAAAGTAGCCTAAAACACTTGAGGCTTCTCAAAAATTTGGATTTGTGCGGCATAAAATTGCCAGATTCTTTGCTGAATGAAATCGGTATGCTCGttcatttgaagtacttaaaaATTATGATGAAGGCAAAAGTTCTCCCTCCGTCATTTTCAAATCTCTGCAATCTAGAAACTCTCATGGTGAATAACGGGGATCTGTCATGCATGATGCTATCACCTTGTTTTTTCAGTCTCGCAATGCTACGAGTTGTGCAGATGAATTTGGATGCTGTGTTTGATCCGGTCATCACTGTGTTAAATGAGGATTTAAGGTTAGAAAATTTGACAACATTACATAATCTCTACCTTCCCGGTTCAGAAGACATGGAGGATATTTTCAAAAGGTTTCCTAATCTTAAAAACCTTCAAGTCTGTATCAGAGAACAAATACCAGAGAAGATACGTTTTCCAAGATTGGATGTCCTTAATGAACTTGAACAACTCATTTTCTCTAATTCTTCTCGGAATCCATTCGCTGAATATACACATGGCTTCCCTTTGAGCTTGAAGATACTGAAGTTGCAAGGGCTCACTGTGACATCCGATACACTTTCAAGACTACCCAACCTTGAAGAACTGACTCTAGAACACGGAATCATCGAGGAGGGGAAAGAATGGAACATGGAAGATCATGTCGCTTTCCAGAATCTCAAATCTCTAAAATTGTCTTGTCTGGTATTTTCTAAATGGAACATGGAAGATCATGTCATTTTCCAGGatctcaaatatttaaaattggaatttttgaatttttcagaaTGGAAGGTTGATGCAGAGAAATCCTTTTCCGTGCTCGAGAAACTATTTATATGTGGATGTGATAAGCTTATGGAGATCCCAGACAGTTTTGGAGATATTGCGTCATTAAAGTTTATCAATGTACGGTACAACCCTCAGCTTAAAGAGTCGTTGTTCAAAATTAAGGAATATGTAGAAGAAATAAACGGAGAAGACAAGCTTGACGTAGAATTCTACGATTGGGGGTCTTAA
- the LOC101268870 gene encoding putative late blight resistance protein homolog R1A-3 isoform X2 gives MDIGKENEGEIERLGSNSLVSSALLREDIVDLKDFIQGLKNEQDQVEELKFLLACLQLCYYISDAEMSCISYEVHDLVQSLFHQSSGDDMMVKLTDHVVPRLLENITSFKISDHHHSAAMNEDQLDELLDVLLVNLHNLPKVRAELISPSITQYELLKNVFGNLRDFHRLKVNGCVHEFETIEYVLPQFQLMAERVGHFCFVLLSYHIDKTDEVNSMLVHLLLKIIPVSLDAMHLCCTNLKASKSEEVGFFIKHLLEASPDILRESLLHLQEHMVINALTPRASTCNIHVMIEFLLIILTDGLKAVIRHDKLFVLLARVIQLTKEVFVFFRNLEENMNEASGSNLNLLENIELLKVDLKNDFLKARADSSQLPFPMSDGPLFMTLLLTNLKDLAYSNAYSVSLIKEEIKQVKQDLEIIRSLFAYAEQELHKDLWTRVLDVAHEAEHVFNSILARDNGLVQLFFMLPDTVEKIKLVKKEVQEKLPKSSSIIVANAPKNPVERNSSSTVGKIIVGYEEETEWIIRKLTSGPAELDVISIVGMPGIGKTTLAYRLYNHKSIVDHYDVCAWCTVDQERNEKKLLQKIFNQVKGLEERSSENDIDDDVADKLRRRLCGQRYLIVLDDMWDTATLDELMRPFPEFHKGSRVILTSRKKEVALHGKCHTDPLYLRLLRSEESWELSEKKVFGEGRCPDELEDVEKRIARKCDGLPLVVDLIGGVISRKEKKEALWAEVLNDLSSSIFKDEEKVLKVIQLSYDHLSDHVKPCLVYLATYPKDKDIRMSELKDLWISQGLEMRSAEEVVDELISSSLVIPFDDSIFKIHDLVHDFCYIKSRKEKLFHFIGSSKPPYSSSSLDLMPRGVIIRGDTDLFDFDECFAPFDPEMKNPYVKHLLSLKVDDVTLHRKSSLKHLRLLKNLDLCGIKLPDSLLNEIGMLVHLKYLKIMMKAKVLPPSFSNLCNLETLMVNNGDLSCMMLSPCFFSLAMLRVVQMNLDAVFDPVITVLNEDLRLENLTTLHNLYLPGSEDMEDIFKRFPNLKNLQVCIREQIPEKIRFPRLDVLNELEQLIFSNSSRNPFAEYTHGFPLSLKILKLQGLTVTSDTLSRLPNLEELTLEHGIIEEGKEWNMEDHVAFQNLKSLKLSCLVFSKWNMEDHVIFQDLKYLKLEFLNFSEWKVDAEKSFSVLEKLFICGCDKLMEIPDSFGDIASLKFINVRYNPQLKESLFKIKEYVEEINGEDKLDVEFYDWGS, from the exons ATGGATataggaaaagaaaatgaaggagAAATAGAGAGATTAGGAAGCAACTCATTG GTATCATCTGCTCTACTTCGCGAGGACATTGTCGATCTTAAGGATTTCATACAAGGGTTAAAGAATGAACAAGATCAAGTTGAAGAGCTGAAATTTTTGTTGGCATGTTTACAGCTATGTTATTACATTTCCGATGCTGAAATGTCCTGCATATCATATGAGGTTCATGATCTGGTTCAATCACTTTTTCATCAGAGTAGTGGAGATGACATGATGGTTAAATTAACGGATCATGTCGTTCCTCGCCTCCTTGAAAACATCACAAGTTTTAAAATCTCAGATCATCATCATTCTGCTGCCATGAATGAGGATCAGTTGGATGAACTTTTGGACGTGCTCCTCGTGAATCTCCATAACCTACCCAAGGTTCGTGCTGAGTTGATTTCCCCTTCAATTACTCAATATGAGCTTCTTAAGAATGTGTTTGGAAATTTACGAGATTTCCATAGGTTGAAAGTAAATGGTTGTGTtcatgagtttgagacaatcgAATATGTCTTACCGCAGTTTCAACTTATGGCGGAGAGAGTTGGAcacttctgttttgtacttttGTCTTATCATATTGATAAAACAGATGAAGTCAATTCCATGCTGGTCCATCTACTTTTGAAGATAATTCCGGTTTCACTGGATGCTATGCACCTATGTTGTACAAATTTGAAAGCTTCAAAGTCGGAAGAAGTTGGATTTTTCATCAAGCACCTCCTAGAAGCCTCTCCGGACATTCTTAGAGAATCTCTGCTTCATCTACAAGAGCACATGGTGATTAATGCTCTTACTCCTAGAGCTTCAACATGTAACATTCATGTCATGATAGAGTTCCTATTGATTATTCTTACTGATGGGCTCAAGGCCGTTATTCGTCATGACAAATTGTTTGTTCTCTTGGCACGTGTTATACAACTTACCAAGGAGGTATTTGTTTTTTTCCGTAACTTAGAAGAGAACATGAATGAAGCAAGTGGTTCAAATCTAAACTTGCTGGAAAACATTGAACTCCTGAAGGTTGATCTCAAGAATGATTTCTTAAAAGCTCGTGCAGACTCGTCTCAGCTCCCCTTCCCCATGAGTGATGGTCCGCTCTTCATGACTCTTCTGCTCACAAACTTAAAAGACTTGGCCTATTCCAATGCTTATTCAGTTTCTTTgataaaagaagaaattaagCAGGTGAAACAAGACCTGGAAATCATAAGATCGTTGTTCGCTTATGCTGAGCAAGAGTTGCATAAAGATCTTTGGACTCGTGTTTTAGATGTGGCACATGAGGCGGAACATGTCTTTAACTCAATTCTTGCCCGAGATAATGGTCTAGTTCAGCTTTTCTTCATGCTTCCTGATACCGTAGAAAAGATCAAGCTTGTCAAAAAAGAGGTGCAAGAGAAGCTCCCCAAGAGCAGCAGCATTATTGTTGCAAATGCTCCCAAAAATCCGGTTGAAAGAAACTCATCGAGTACAGTTGGTAAAATAATCGTAGGTTATGAGGAGGAGACAGAGTGGATAATTAGGAAGCTCACCAGTGGACCAGCTGAGTTAGATGTCATTTCCATAGTCGGCATGCCAGGGATTGGAAAAACTACTTTGGCTTACAGATTGTATAATCATAAGTCCATTGTTGATCATTACGATGTTTGTGCTTGGTGCACAGTCGACCAGGAACGTAATGAGAAAAAGTTGTTGCAGAAAATTTTCAATCAAGTTAAAGGTTTGGAAGAAAGATCCAGTGAGAATGACATAGATGATGACGTTGCTGATAAGCTGCGGAGACGACTATGTGGACAAAGGTACCTTATTGTCTTGGATGACATGTGGGATACTGCGACATTGGATGAACTAATGAGACCTTTTCCTGAATTTCATAAAGGAAGCAGAGTGATTTTAACAAGTCGGAAAAAGGAAGTTGCTTTGCATGGAAAATGCCACACTGATCCTCTTTATCTTCGATTGCTAAGATCAGAAGAAAGTTGGGAGTTATCAGAGAAAAAGGTATTCGGAGAAGGACGTTGCCCAGATGAACTAGAGGATGTCGAAAAAAGGATAGCTCGAAAGTGTGATGGTCTTCCTTTAGTAGTTGATCTAATCGGTGGAGTCATTTCAAGGAAGGAAAAGAAAGAGGCTTTGTGGGCTGAGGTTCTGAATGATTTGAGTTCCTCTATTTTTAAGGATGAAGAGAAAGTGTTGAAGGTTATACAAttaagttatgaccatttgtcAGATCACGTGAAGCCGTGTTTGGTTTATCTTGCAACTTATCCAAAGGACAAAGATATAAGGATGTCTGAGTTGAAAGATTTGTGGATTTCTCAAGGACTTGAGATGAGAAGTGCAGAAGAAGTAGTGGATGAGTTAATTTCAAGTAGTTTGGTGATACCTTTCGATGAttctattttcaaaattcatgatcttgTGCATGACTTTTGTTATATAAAATCTAGAAAGGAAAAGTTGTTTCACTTCATAGGAAGTTCAAAACCTCCgtattcctcttcttctttggATCTTATGCCACGTGGAGTTATCATTCGTGGTGATACAGATCTCTTTGATTTCGATGAATGTTTTGCTCCATTTGATCCAGAAATGAAGAATCCTTATGTTAAACACCTCCTCTCTCTGAAGGTCGATGATGTAACTCTTCACAGAAAAAGTAGCCTAAAACACTTGAGGCTTCTCAAAAATTTGGATTTGTGCGGCATAAAATTGCCAGATTCTTTGCTGAATGAAATCGGTATGCTCGttcatttgaagtacttaaaaATTATGATGAAGGCAAAAGTTCTCCCTCCGTCATTTTCAAATCTCTGCAATCTAGAAACTCTCATGGTGAATAACGGGGATCTGTCATGCATGATGCTATCACCTTGTTTTTTCAGTCTCGCAATGCTACGAGTTGTGCAGATGAATTTGGATGCTGTGTTTGATCCGGTCATCACTGTGTTAAATGAGGATTTAAGGTTAGAAAATTTGACAACATTACATAATCTCTACCTTCCCGGTTCAGAAGACATGGAGGATATTTTCAAAAGGTTTCCTAATCTTAAAAACCTTCAAGTCTGTATCAGAGAACAAATACCAGAGAAGATACGTTTTCCAAGATTGGATGTCCTTAATGAACTTGAACAACTCATTTTCTCTAATTCTTCTCGGAATCCATTCGCTGAATATACACATGGCTTCCCTTTGAGCTTGAAGATACTGAAGTTGCAAGGGCTCACTGTGACATCCGATACACTTTCAAGACTACCCAACCTTGAAGAACTGACTCTAGAACACGGAATCATCGAGGAGGGGAAAGAATGGAACATGGAAGATCATGTCGCTTTCCAGAATCTCAAATCTCTAAAATTGTCTTGTCTGGTATTTTCTAAATGGAACATGGAAGATCATGTCATTTTCCAGGatctcaaatatttaaaattggaatttttgaatttttcagaaTGGAAGGTTGATGCAGAGAAATCCTTTTCCGTGCTCGAGAAACTATTTATATGTGGATGTGATAAGCTTATGGAGATCCCAGACAGTTTTGGAGATATTGCGTCATTAAAGTTTATCAATGTACGGTACAACCCTCAGCTTAAAGAGTCGTTGTTCAAAATTAAGGAATATGTAGAAGAAATAAACGGAGAAGACAAGCTTGACGTAGAATTCTACGATTGGGGGTCTTAA
- the LOC101268870 gene encoding putative late blight resistance protein homolog R1A-3 isoform X1: MDIGKENEGEIERLGSNSLQVSSALLREDIVDLKDFIQGLKNEQDQVEELKFLLACLQLCYYISDAEMSCISYEVHDLVQSLFHQSSGDDMMVKLTDHVVPRLLENITSFKISDHHHSAAMNEDQLDELLDVLLVNLHNLPKVRAELISPSITQYELLKNVFGNLRDFHRLKVNGCVHEFETIEYVLPQFQLMAERVGHFCFVLLSYHIDKTDEVNSMLVHLLLKIIPVSLDAMHLCCTNLKASKSEEVGFFIKHLLEASPDILRESLLHLQEHMVINALTPRASTCNIHVMIEFLLIILTDGLKAVIRHDKLFVLLARVIQLTKEVFVFFRNLEENMNEASGSNLNLLENIELLKVDLKNDFLKARADSSQLPFPMSDGPLFMTLLLTNLKDLAYSNAYSVSLIKEEIKQVKQDLEIIRSLFAYAEQELHKDLWTRVLDVAHEAEHVFNSILARDNGLVQLFFMLPDTVEKIKLVKKEVQEKLPKSSSIIVANAPKNPVERNSSSTVGKIIVGYEEETEWIIRKLTSGPAELDVISIVGMPGIGKTTLAYRLYNHKSIVDHYDVCAWCTVDQERNEKKLLQKIFNQVKGLEERSSENDIDDDVADKLRRRLCGQRYLIVLDDMWDTATLDELMRPFPEFHKGSRVILTSRKKEVALHGKCHTDPLYLRLLRSEESWELSEKKVFGEGRCPDELEDVEKRIARKCDGLPLVVDLIGGVISRKEKKEALWAEVLNDLSSSIFKDEEKVLKVIQLSYDHLSDHVKPCLVYLATYPKDKDIRMSELKDLWISQGLEMRSAEEVVDELISSSLVIPFDDSIFKIHDLVHDFCYIKSRKEKLFHFIGSSKPPYSSSSLDLMPRGVIIRGDTDLFDFDECFAPFDPEMKNPYVKHLLSLKVDDVTLHRKSSLKHLRLLKNLDLCGIKLPDSLLNEIGMLVHLKYLKIMMKAKVLPPSFSNLCNLETLMVNNGDLSCMMLSPCFFSLAMLRVVQMNLDAVFDPVITVLNEDLRLENLTTLHNLYLPGSEDMEDIFKRFPNLKNLQVCIREQIPEKIRFPRLDVLNELEQLIFSNSSRNPFAEYTHGFPLSLKILKLQGLTVTSDTLSRLPNLEELTLEHGIIEEGKEWNMEDHVAFQNLKSLKLSCLVFSKWNMEDHVIFQDLKYLKLEFLNFSEWKVDAEKSFSVLEKLFICGCDKLMEIPDSFGDIASLKFINVRYNPQLKESLFKIKEYVEEINGEDKLDVEFYDWGS, from the exons ATGGATataggaaaagaaaatgaaggagAAATAGAGAGATTAGGAAGCAACTCATTG CAGGTATCATCTGCTCTACTTCGCGAGGACATTGTCGATCTTAAGGATTTCATACAAGGGTTAAAGAATGAACAAGATCAAGTTGAAGAGCTGAAATTTTTGTTGGCATGTTTACAGCTATGTTATTACATTTCCGATGCTGAAATGTCCTGCATATCATATGAGGTTCATGATCTGGTTCAATCACTTTTTCATCAGAGTAGTGGAGATGACATGATGGTTAAATTAACGGATCATGTCGTTCCTCGCCTCCTTGAAAACATCACAAGTTTTAAAATCTCAGATCATCATCATTCTGCTGCCATGAATGAGGATCAGTTGGATGAACTTTTGGACGTGCTCCTCGTGAATCTCCATAACCTACCCAAGGTTCGTGCTGAGTTGATTTCCCCTTCAATTACTCAATATGAGCTTCTTAAGAATGTGTTTGGAAATTTACGAGATTTCCATAGGTTGAAAGTAAATGGTTGTGTtcatgagtttgagacaatcgAATATGTCTTACCGCAGTTTCAACTTATGGCGGAGAGAGTTGGAcacttctgttttgtacttttGTCTTATCATATTGATAAAACAGATGAAGTCAATTCCATGCTGGTCCATCTACTTTTGAAGATAATTCCGGTTTCACTGGATGCTATGCACCTATGTTGTACAAATTTGAAAGCTTCAAAGTCGGAAGAAGTTGGATTTTTCATCAAGCACCTCCTAGAAGCCTCTCCGGACATTCTTAGAGAATCTCTGCTTCATCTACAAGAGCACATGGTGATTAATGCTCTTACTCCTAGAGCTTCAACATGTAACATTCATGTCATGATAGAGTTCCTATTGATTATTCTTACTGATGGGCTCAAGGCCGTTATTCGTCATGACAAATTGTTTGTTCTCTTGGCACGTGTTATACAACTTACCAAGGAGGTATTTGTTTTTTTCCGTAACTTAGAAGAGAACATGAATGAAGCAAGTGGTTCAAATCTAAACTTGCTGGAAAACATTGAACTCCTGAAGGTTGATCTCAAGAATGATTTCTTAAAAGCTCGTGCAGACTCGTCTCAGCTCCCCTTCCCCATGAGTGATGGTCCGCTCTTCATGACTCTTCTGCTCACAAACTTAAAAGACTTGGCCTATTCCAATGCTTATTCAGTTTCTTTgataaaagaagaaattaagCAGGTGAAACAAGACCTGGAAATCATAAGATCGTTGTTCGCTTATGCTGAGCAAGAGTTGCATAAAGATCTTTGGACTCGTGTTTTAGATGTGGCACATGAGGCGGAACATGTCTTTAACTCAATTCTTGCCCGAGATAATGGTCTAGTTCAGCTTTTCTTCATGCTTCCTGATACCGTAGAAAAGATCAAGCTTGTCAAAAAAGAGGTGCAAGAGAAGCTCCCCAAGAGCAGCAGCATTATTGTTGCAAATGCTCCCAAAAATCCGGTTGAAAGAAACTCATCGAGTACAGTTGGTAAAATAATCGTAGGTTATGAGGAGGAGACAGAGTGGATAATTAGGAAGCTCACCAGTGGACCAGCTGAGTTAGATGTCATTTCCATAGTCGGCATGCCAGGGATTGGAAAAACTACTTTGGCTTACAGATTGTATAATCATAAGTCCATTGTTGATCATTACGATGTTTGTGCTTGGTGCACAGTCGACCAGGAACGTAATGAGAAAAAGTTGTTGCAGAAAATTTTCAATCAAGTTAAAGGTTTGGAAGAAAGATCCAGTGAGAATGACATAGATGATGACGTTGCTGATAAGCTGCGGAGACGACTATGTGGACAAAGGTACCTTATTGTCTTGGATGACATGTGGGATACTGCGACATTGGATGAACTAATGAGACCTTTTCCTGAATTTCATAAAGGAAGCAGAGTGATTTTAACAAGTCGGAAAAAGGAAGTTGCTTTGCATGGAAAATGCCACACTGATCCTCTTTATCTTCGATTGCTAAGATCAGAAGAAAGTTGGGAGTTATCAGAGAAAAAGGTATTCGGAGAAGGACGTTGCCCAGATGAACTAGAGGATGTCGAAAAAAGGATAGCTCGAAAGTGTGATGGTCTTCCTTTAGTAGTTGATCTAATCGGTGGAGTCATTTCAAGGAAGGAAAAGAAAGAGGCTTTGTGGGCTGAGGTTCTGAATGATTTGAGTTCCTCTATTTTTAAGGATGAAGAGAAAGTGTTGAAGGTTATACAAttaagttatgaccatttgtcAGATCACGTGAAGCCGTGTTTGGTTTATCTTGCAACTTATCCAAAGGACAAAGATATAAGGATGTCTGAGTTGAAAGATTTGTGGATTTCTCAAGGACTTGAGATGAGAAGTGCAGAAGAAGTAGTGGATGAGTTAATTTCAAGTAGTTTGGTGATACCTTTCGATGAttctattttcaaaattcatgatcttgTGCATGACTTTTGTTATATAAAATCTAGAAAGGAAAAGTTGTTTCACTTCATAGGAAGTTCAAAACCTCCgtattcctcttcttctttggATCTTATGCCACGTGGAGTTATCATTCGTGGTGATACAGATCTCTTTGATTTCGATGAATGTTTTGCTCCATTTGATCCAGAAATGAAGAATCCTTATGTTAAACACCTCCTCTCTCTGAAGGTCGATGATGTAACTCTTCACAGAAAAAGTAGCCTAAAACACTTGAGGCTTCTCAAAAATTTGGATTTGTGCGGCATAAAATTGCCAGATTCTTTGCTGAATGAAATCGGTATGCTCGttcatttgaagtacttaaaaATTATGATGAAGGCAAAAGTTCTCCCTCCGTCATTTTCAAATCTCTGCAATCTAGAAACTCTCATGGTGAATAACGGGGATCTGTCATGCATGATGCTATCACCTTGTTTTTTCAGTCTCGCAATGCTACGAGTTGTGCAGATGAATTTGGATGCTGTGTTTGATCCGGTCATCACTGTGTTAAATGAGGATTTAAGGTTAGAAAATTTGACAACATTACATAATCTCTACCTTCCCGGTTCAGAAGACATGGAGGATATTTTCAAAAGGTTTCCTAATCTTAAAAACCTTCAAGTCTGTATCAGAGAACAAATACCAGAGAAGATACGTTTTCCAAGATTGGATGTCCTTAATGAACTTGAACAACTCATTTTCTCTAATTCTTCTCGGAATCCATTCGCTGAATATACACATGGCTTCCCTTTGAGCTTGAAGATACTGAAGTTGCAAGGGCTCACTGTGACATCCGATACACTTTCAAGACTACCCAACCTTGAAGAACTGACTCTAGAACACGGAATCATCGAGGAGGGGAAAGAATGGAACATGGAAGATCATGTCGCTTTCCAGAATCTCAAATCTCTAAAATTGTCTTGTCTGGTATTTTCTAAATGGAACATGGAAGATCATGTCATTTTCCAGGatctcaaatatttaaaattggaatttttgaatttttcagaaTGGAAGGTTGATGCAGAGAAATCCTTTTCCGTGCTCGAGAAACTATTTATATGTGGATGTGATAAGCTTATGGAGATCCCAGACAGTTTTGGAGATATTGCGTCATTAAAGTTTATCAATGTACGGTACAACCCTCAGCTTAAAGAGTCGTTGTTCAAAATTAAGGAATATGTAGAAGAAATAAACGGAGAAGACAAGCTTGACGTAGAATTCTACGATTGGGGGTCTTAA